In Candidatus Thermodiscus eudorianus, a single genomic region encodes these proteins:
- a CDS encoding cobalamin biosynthesis protein, whose translation MAPCSQPAAHYLAIALAAALLLDLVYPRHSGILYLVHPVRLAYLAARKLAKPYSGVATGMVVWLVVTLSILAPAALALCLATPYPALWLALSIAILKFSASLRLLLDTVRRVASSLAEGRIDEARSTVGEIVRRPTQRLSAPLVASAAIESLAENLVDGYTSPISYYPLLGPLGPLLQRVANTLDGAIGYRTPEYERVGKTSAHIDTLLNYIPARLTALLIALASPLAGGSLRGALRAWARWRRSTESLNAGHPIAAMAGALGVRLEKPGHYIINPEARPPTPSDVDRAVEIAVITATAYTLIILALVLCCST comes from the coding sequence TTGGCGCCCTGTAGCCAGCCAGCGGCACACTACTTGGCTATAGCCCTGGCAGCCGCCCTACTCCTCGACCTGGTATACCCCCGGCACTCCGGGATACTCTACCTGGTACACCCGGTGAGGCTCGCCTACCTAGCAGCCAGGAAACTAGCTAAGCCCTACTCCGGCGTAGCCACTGGCATGGTGGTCTGGCTCGTAGTGACGCTATCAATCCTAGCTCCAGCAGCCCTCGCACTATGCCTCGCCACCCCCTATCCCGCGTTATGGCTCGCACTCTCCATAGCAATCCTCAAGTTCTCCGCCTCCCTCAGGCTCCTCCTAGATACTGTCCGGCGCGTTGCCTCAAGCCTAGCCGAGGGCCGCATAGACGAGGCGCGCTCGACCGTGGGAGAGATAGTGAGGAGACCCACCCAGCGGCTCAGCGCCCCGCTAGTGGCGTCGGCGGCAATCGAGTCCCTGGCCGAGAACCTAGTCGACGGGTACACCTCGCCCATCTCATACTACCCCCTACTAGGCCCCCTAGGCCCACTGCTCCAGAGAGTGGCCAACACGCTCGACGGGGCGATAGGCTACAGGACGCCCGAGTACGAGAGGGTTGGCAAGACCTCGGCCCACATCGACACCCTACTCAACTACATCCCCGCCAGGCTCACAGCACTACTCATAGCTCTCGCATCCCCGCTAGCTGGCGGGAGCCTGCGAGGCGCACTACGCGCCTGGGCCAGGTGGAGGAGGTCCACGGAGAGCCTCAACGCGGGCCACCCAATAGCCGCCATGGCCGGTGCACTCGGCGTTAGACTTGAGAAGCCCGGCCACTACATAATCAATCCCGAAGCCAGGCCCCCAACCCCCTCCGACGTGGATAGGGCCGTGGAGATAGCTGTCATAACCGCTACAGCCTACACGCTCATAATACTAGCGCTGGTCCTGTGTTGTTCCACGTAG
- a CDS encoding adenosylcobinamide-GDP ribazoletransferase: MPEDRSSRRSCWRLAGFRDLLAFMTGIPLGGGDIERAACAFPLIPFVGALEGLLVSLALAVLAFFGVEGVLAGAFYLVVHLLVTGGIHLDGFSDYLDVLGSRLSGEGAVRVLKDPRKGSHAIVWIAATFILSAASAGEIASLASASGPCPVLRLAMFTAVYTASAEAMYIVLAAGPREPYMGLGGLFRDHMDRRGHMVNIATYTITGFLLVLAAPHSTSSMTILLIVLAAPFPLSILAARDASHRLGFVNGDVAGFAYEATRTILLALAAIALHAGAGLGAL; encoded by the coding sequence GTGCCGGAGGATAGAAGCTCCCGCAGGTCCTGTTGGCGTCTAGCCGGCTTTAGGGACCTCCTGGCGTTTATGACCGGGATCCCCCTGGGAGGGGGCGATATCGAGAGGGCAGCGTGCGCCTTCCCGCTGATACCGTTTGTAGGGGCCTTGGAGGGTCTCCTGGTGTCGCTGGCCCTAGCCGTGTTGGCGTTTTTCGGCGTGGAGGGCGTCTTGGCTGGAGCCTTCTACCTTGTAGTGCATCTCCTGGTGACTGGGGGTATACACCTGGACGGGTTCTCGGATTACTTGGACGTCCTGGGCTCTAGGCTCTCGGGCGAGGGGGCGGTGAGGGTCTTAAAGGACCCCAGGAAGGGGTCCCACGCCATAGTATGGATAGCTGCCACATTCATCCTCTCAGCGGCCTCTGCAGGGGAGATCGCCTCTCTGGCCAGCGCTTCGGGCCCGTGCCCGGTGCTGCGCCTAGCAATGTTCACAGCGGTCTACACGGCTTCGGCGGAGGCCATGTATATCGTCTTAGCGGCGGGGCCCAGGGAGCCTTACATGGGGCTGGGCGGCCTCTTCCGGGACCACATGGACAGGAGGGGCCACATGGTCAACATAGCCACCTACACTATAACAGGCTTCCTCCTAGTCCTAGCAGCGCCGCACAGCACCTCCTCCATGACTATACTATTGATAGTGCTAGCCGCGCCGTTCCCACTCTCGATACTAGCCGCTAGAGACGCCTCGCATAGGCTGGGATTCGTCAACGGCGACGTAGCCGGATTCGCCTACGAGGCCACGAGGACAATCCTCCTAGCCCTGGCAGCCATAGCCCTACACGCGGGTGCAGGTCTTGGCGCCCTGTAG
- a CDS encoding histidinol-phosphate aminotransferase family protein, producing MLVRSHGGKPPRGVLDFSTPLNPLGPPPAIAEAISRLALDSGLRYPDYSYRDFRAAVAGYYEIDPGLVVPLNGAAEALQLALAAFKPRALVSVEPTFGDHGFTVTRLGIPWITVPLGHRRGEYVFDPSLVCSIPGGLRRGSLLLLSNPDNPTGSLASPKTIVEAAECMEEGVVLLDEAFMDLAPIDGYSLLGRAPGNLVVVRSLTKSLAVPGLRIGFAYAGDKRLAELLEAARQPWNVNTLASRITVEALTVHRGETRSHIERARGLIRREAAWLGEALASLGMVVYRSMAPFILVYHPQARHPGLQAELNRRGVHVRDASSFAYLTPYHSRVSVRLRRENQVLLEAFKDVLGG from the coding sequence ATGCTCGTGAGGAGCCACGGCGGGAAGCCGCCGCGGGGAGTCCTAGACTTCAGCACGCCCCTCAACCCCCTAGGCCCGCCCCCGGCGATAGCCGAGGCGATATCCAGGCTGGCGCTTGACTCGGGCCTCAGGTACCCAGACTATAGTTATAGAGACTTCAGGGCGGCGGTGGCTGGCTACTACGAGATAGACCCGGGGCTGGTCGTGCCGCTCAATGGGGCGGCGGAGGCCCTCCAACTAGCGTTAGCAGCATTCAAGCCCAGGGCGCTGGTGAGCGTCGAGCCTACATTCGGCGACCACGGCTTCACCGTCACCAGGCTGGGTATTCCATGGATAACGGTCCCTCTAGGGCACCGCCGTGGAGAGTACGTCTTCGACCCCTCCCTCGTGTGCAGTATCCCGGGCGGCCTGAGGAGAGGGTCCCTCCTGCTATTATCCAACCCGGACAACCCCACGGGCTCCCTCGCAAGCCCCAAGACCATCGTCGAGGCCGCCGAGTGCATGGAGGAGGGCGTGGTTCTGCTGGACGAGGCGTTCATGGATCTAGCCCCGATCGACGGATACTCCCTACTGGGCAGGGCGCCCGGTAACCTAGTGGTTGTGCGGAGCCTGACCAAGTCCCTGGCAGTCCCAGGCTTGAGGATAGGATTCGCATACGCCGGGGACAAGAGGCTGGCCGAGCTCCTGGAGGCCGCGAGGCAGCCTTGGAACGTAAACACCCTGGCATCGAGGATAACGGTGGAGGCACTAACGGTCCACCGAGGGGAGACTAGGAGCCACATAGAGAGGGCCCGCGGCTTGATAAGGCGGGAGGCGGCCTGGCTGGGGGAGGCGCTAGCATCCCTGGGCATGGTAGTATACAGGAGTATGGCGCCCTTCATACTTGTCTACCATCCACAGGCCAGGCATCCAGGGCTTCAGGCCGAGCTCAACAGGCGGGGCGTGCATGTTAGGGATGCGAGCTCCTTCGCGTACCTGACACCGTACCATTCCAGGGTCTCGGTGAGGTTGAGGCGTGAGAACCAGGTGCTCCTAGAGGCGTTCAAGGACGTTCTAGGCGGTTGA
- a CDS encoding NTP transferase domain-containing protein, whose amino-acid sequence MRIDCIVMAGGKASRLGGVEKPLVSVCGGRPMVLGVLEAASRVCDRILMVYSRHTRGIEVLCRTLAFPGLQCLEGSGEGYVEDLRTALGLVRVPALVLPADTPHIDWVYLDDFLGKAIAAPGSVVNLVTSKGPTGISLFKDRGGSWWDIEYPHAPAFIDVDTPEDLEEAEEECS is encoded by the coding sequence GTGAGGATTGACTGTATAGTGATGGCCGGGGGCAAGGCGTCCAGGCTGGGAGGCGTTGAGAAGCCCCTCGTGAGTGTGTGCGGCGGCAGGCCTATGGTGCTGGGCGTCCTTGAGGCCGCCAGCAGGGTATGCGATAGGATCCTCATGGTGTACTCGCGTCACACCCGGGGTATCGAGGTCCTGTGCAGGACCCTGGCCTTCCCGGGGCTCCAGTGCCTTGAGGGGTCCGGGGAGGGCTACGTCGAGGACCTGAGGACCGCCCTAGGACTGGTCCGGGTCCCGGCTCTCGTGCTCCCCGCCGACACCCCCCACATAGACTGGGTGTATCTCGATGACTTCCTGGGAAAGGCTATAGCAGCGCCTGGAAGCGTGGTCAACCTAGTCACCAGTAAGGGGCCGACCGGCATATCCCTCTTCAAAGACCGCGGCGGCTCCTGGTGGGATATAGAGTACCCACACGCCCCGGCCTTCATAGACGTGGACACTCCAGAAGACCTAGAGGAGGCCGAAGAGGAATGCTCGTGA
- a CDS encoding adenosylcobinamide amidohydrolase, which yields MPPRLIVHRRDLAVIDLGFKGIAASSAPYQPHEASAIAFRRVDEDFNPPSLEGFYERVRREIGRPDAIVLLTSVDLEERLAVEESRDPPGLIAVSVGLTPPVCIGPGEYEPLRASTINVAVGLDTGLDPSGLLDLFKVAVEAKTLAAVELLLRCRTRSPGTASDAVAVVARPGSSRDGKLTAGMATRLGGPVAEAIYRLIVGLGSSILGPYGLARNALGYSVDELVDLAMEAYMQAPVPGVEPSRVRALVKRLLEQALGDPNVAALVIAARDLDLRGLAGVLPGVTGEEFSRDPRGIIADELLATALSLYLAGFKGLLATYWVERLKERGRVPVEAPVFEDDIISALLGSSLSLVYDRLIARGGESED from the coding sequence GTGCCGCCAAGACTGATAGTACATAGGAGAGACCTTGCAGTGATAGACCTGGGCTTCAAGGGGATCGCCGCGTCCTCAGCCCCCTACCAGCCCCATGAAGCCTCGGCCATCGCCTTCCGCCGGGTCGACGAGGACTTCAACCCCCCAAGCCTAGAGGGCTTCTACGAGAGGGTTAGGAGGGAGATCGGCAGGCCCGACGCGATCGTGCTCCTCACAAGCGTCGACCTAGAGGAGAGGCTCGCCGTCGAGGAATCGAGAGACCCTCCCGGGCTCATAGCCGTGTCAGTGGGCTTGACCCCGCCCGTGTGCATCGGGCCGGGCGAATACGAGCCCCTCCGCGCCTCGACCATCAACGTGGCCGTAGGCCTCGATACCGGTTTAGACCCCTCCGGCCTCCTAGACCTCTTCAAGGTGGCCGTCGAGGCCAAGACCCTAGCCGCCGTAGAGCTCCTCCTCCGGTGCAGGACACGGTCCCCTGGGACTGCTAGCGACGCGGTAGCCGTAGTGGCCAGGCCCGGGAGCTCCCGTGATGGAAAGCTGACAGCTGGAATGGCGACGCGGCTAGGCGGCCCAGTAGCGGAGGCCATCTATAGGCTAATCGTGGGGCTCGGCTCCTCCATACTAGGGCCCTATGGCCTCGCCAGGAACGCCCTCGGCTATAGTGTTGACGAGCTAGTGGATCTAGCGATGGAGGCTTACATGCAGGCCCCCGTACCGGGCGTCGAGCCCAGCAGGGTTAGAGCGCTGGTTAAGAGGTTGCTTGAGCAGGCCCTAGGGGACCCCAATGTAGCGGCCCTAGTCATAGCGGCCAGGGACTTGGATCTAAGGGGCCTAGCCGGGGTCCTGCCGGGGGTCACGGGCGAGGAGTTCTCCAGGGACCCCAGGGGCATTATAGCCGATGAACTCCTAGCCACGGCGCTATCCCTCTACCTAGCCGGGTTCAAGGGGCTCCTGGCGACGTACTGGGTCGAGAGGCTCAAGGAGAGGGGGAGGGTCCCTGTTGAGGCCCCCGTCTTCGAGGACGACATCATCTCGGCCCTCCTAGGCTCGTCGCTATCCCTAGTATACGATAGGCTCATCGCCAGGGGCGGGGAGAGTGAGGATTGA